The following coding sequences are from one Cervus canadensis isolate Bull #8, Minnesota chromosome 4, ASM1932006v1, whole genome shotgun sequence window:
- the RPS14 gene encoding 40S ribosomal protein S14, translated as MAPRKGKEKKEEQVISLGPQVAEGENVFGVCHIFASFNDTFVHVTDLSGKETICRVTGGMKVKADRDESSPYAAMLAAQDVAQRCKELGITALHIKLRATGGNRTKTPGPGAQSALRALARSGMKIGRIEDVTPIPSDSTRRKGGRRGRRL; from the exons ATGGCACCTCGcaaggggaaggaaaagaaggaagaacaggTCATCAGCCTTGGCCCTCAGGTGGCTGAAGGAGAAAATGTATTTGGTGTGTGCCACATCTTTGCATCCTTCAACGACACTTTTGTGCACGTCACCGATCTTTCTGGCAA GGAAACCATCTGCCGTGTAACTGGTGGGATGAAGGTGAAGGCTGACCGAGATGAGTCCTCTCCATATGCTGCCATGTTGGCTGCCCAGGATGTAGCCCAGAGATGCAAGGAGCTGGGCATCACTGCACTCCACATCAAACTCCGGGCCACAGGAGGAAATAG GACCAAGACTCCTGGACCAGGGGCCCAGTCAGCGCTCAGAGCCCTTGCCCGCTCAGGGATGAAGATTGGGCGGATTG AGGATGTCACCCCCATTCCCTCCGACAGCACCCGCAGGAAGGGGGGTCGCCGTGGTCGCCGTCTGTGA
- the CD74 gene encoding HLA class II histocompatibility antigen gamma chain has protein sequence MEDQRDLISNHEQLPMLSQRPGAQESKCSRGALYTGFSVLVALLLAGQATTAYFLYQQQGRLDRLTVTSQNLQLESLRMKLPKPAKPLSQMRMATPMLMRALPMAGPEPMKNATKYGNMTQDHVMRLLLKADPLKVYPQLKGSLPENLKHLKDTMDGLDWKLFESWLHQWLLFEMSKNSLEEKPFEVPPKVLTQCQEEVSRIPAIHPGVFKPNCDENGNYMPLQCYGSIGYCWCVFPNGTEVPHTRSRGRHNCSDPMEMEYPSSGLGL, from the exons ATGGAAGACCAGCGTGACCTCATCTCCAACCATGAGCAGCTGCCCATGCTGAGCCAGCgccctggagcccaggagag CAAGTGCAGTCGTGGAGCCCTGTACACAGGCTTTTCCGTCCTGGTGGCTCTGCTCCTGGCTGGCCAGGCCACCACTGCCTACTTCCTGTACCAGCAGCAGGGCCGGCTGGACAGGCTGACGGTCACCTCCCAGAACCTGCAGCTGGAGAGCCTGCGCATGAAGCTTCCCAAGC CTGCCAAGCCTTTGAGCCAGATGCGGATGGCCACTCCCATGCTGATGCGGGCGCTGCCCATGGCAGGCCCGGAG cCCATGAAGAACGCCACCAAGTACGGCAACATGACCCAGGACCACGTGATGCGCCTGCTCTTG AAGGCGGACCCCCTGAAGGTGTACCCACAGCTGAAGGGGAGCCTGCCAGAAAACCTGAAACACCTTAAAGACACCATGGACGGCTTGGACTGGAAG CTCTTTGAGAGCTGGCTGCATCAGTGGCTCTTGTTTGAAATGAGCAAGAACTCGCTGGAGGAGAAGCCCTTTGAGGTTCCACCAAAAG TACTGACCCAGTGCCAGGAAGAGGTCAGCCGCATCCCTGCCATCCACCCGGGCGTGTTCAAGCCCAACTGCGACGAGAACGGCAACTATATGCCGCTCCAGTGCTATGGGAGCATCGGCTACTGCTGGTGCGTCTTCCCCAACGGCACCGAGGTCCCCCACACCAGGAGCCGCGGGCGCCATAACTGCAGTG ACCCAATGGAGATGGAGTATCCATCATCCGGGCTGGGGCTGTAA